In Maridesulfovibrio sp., a single genomic region encodes these proteins:
- a CDS encoding GIY-YIG nuclease family protein has protein sequence MYQTRMNTWHVYLLRCKDNSLYCGVTTDPVRRLAEHNAGTGAKYTRARLPVAMEAVERFPDKRSAYRAEYAVKQKRAADKVSFLKQLAMEENRS, from the coding sequence GTGTATCAAACCCGTATGAACACATGGCACGTATACCTGTTGAGATGTAAAGACAATTCCCTGTACTGCGGGGTCACCACCGATCCGGTACGGAGATTGGCTGAACATAATGCCGGAACGGGCGCAAAATATACCCGCGCGAGACTCCCTGTCGCAATGGAGGCAGTGGAGCGTTTTCCCGATAAACGGTCCGCATACCGGGCAGAATACGCGGTGAAGCAGAAAAGAGCCGCTGACAAAGTGTCTTTTCTGAAACAACTTGCCATGGAGGAAAACAGGTCGTGA
- a CDS encoding DnaJ domain-containing protein, producing MNTRQAQSILNVGPDATEADIKRSFRKLAFSMHPDLNPSPDAAKKFRELNEAYVFLKNVTANSGSKSSAKDNSYTRQKTTFTGKAEKKTASQGAQAYRKQQSSARSEARRDKTDRAQQSRYFFQKEEDVLKDILNDPFARQVFEDIYSQISKDRTVRKPSAPVQERKLNVSWGEKTASVDVSSGIFDGIGSWMKGQMDDEQTVYFPASALHPGRTVRITVQQGIRKKTKTLEITLPRDFVIGRPIRLKGQGRKLGPFKGDLYLRILAK from the coding sequence ATGAACACCAGACAGGCACAGAGCATTCTAAACGTCGGTCCCGATGCGACCGAGGCGGACATCAAAAGGTCTTTCCGCAAGCTCGCGTTCAGCATGCATCCGGACCTCAACCCCAGCCCGGATGCCGCTAAGAAATTCCGGGAACTGAACGAGGCATATGTTTTCCTCAAGAACGTGACCGCCAACAGCGGTTCCAAGTCCTCTGCCAAAGATAATTCATACACGCGACAGAAAACCACATTTACAGGCAAGGCGGAGAAAAAAACAGCTTCACAGGGGGCGCAGGCCTACCGGAAGCAGCAGTCGTCCGCCCGCAGTGAAGCCCGGCGCGATAAAACTGATCGGGCTCAGCAGAGCAGGTATTTTTTTCAGAAAGAGGAGGATGTCCTCAAGGATATCCTGAACGATCCGTTCGCACGGCAGGTCTTTGAAGACATCTACAGCCAGATCAGCAAGGACAGGACTGTACGAAAACCCTCCGCCCCGGTTCAGGAACGTAAACTGAATGTAAGCTGGGGAGAGAAAACCGCTTCCGTAGATGTTTCATCGGGGATTTTTGACGGGATCGGCTCATGGATGAAGGGGCAGATGGATGACGAGCAGACCGTGTATTTCCCTGCCTCGGCACTGCATCCCGGCCGCACCGTCCGCATAACGGTCCAGCAGGGAATCCGTAAAAAGACAAAGACGCTGGAAATAACGCTTCCCCGTGATTTTGTCATAGGACGTCCCATCCGTCTCAAAGGACAGGGCCGGAAACTCGGACCGTTCAAAGGCGATCTTTATCTGCGTATTCTTGCCAAATAG
- the hisF gene encoding imidazole glycerol phosphate synthase subunit HisF: MLSKRVIPCLDVRNGILTKGIKFKGNVDIGDPVETAKIYYEQGADEIVFYDITASAEGRGIFLDVVEKVASEIFIPFSVGGGINSVQDMRDVLLAGAEKVSVNSGAVKNPDIISEGAAAFGSQCIVLGMDVKRVEKSENIPSGFEIVINGGRKYMGIDALEWAKTGEALGAGEICLNSIDADGTKDGYDLELTKLVAESVTIPVIASGGAGHPQHMVDAVTEGRATAALIASIVHYGEYTLPQLKDYMASKGVRVRNSW; this comes from the coding sequence ATGCTCAGTAAAAGAGTAATCCCCTGCCTCGACGTTAGGAACGGAATCCTCACCAAGGGCATTAAATTCAAAGGAAATGTGGACATCGGCGACCCTGTCGAAACCGCAAAAATTTACTACGAACAGGGCGCGGACGAAATCGTGTTCTACGACATAACCGCTTCAGCCGAAGGCCGCGGTATTTTTCTCGATGTTGTTGAAAAAGTGGCCTCCGAAATTTTCATCCCCTTTTCCGTGGGCGGAGGAATCAATTCCGTACAGGATATGCGCGATGTGCTTCTTGCCGGAGCCGAAAAGGTTTCCGTCAACTCCGGTGCGGTCAAGAATCCTGACATCATCAGTGAGGGGGCAGCAGCTTTCGGTTCCCAGTGCATCGTGCTGGGCATGGATGTGAAGCGCGTTGAAAAGTCAGAGAACATCCCGTCCGGTTTTGAAATAGTCATCAACGGCGGACGTAAATACATGGGCATTGACGCTCTGGAATGGGCAAAAACCGGTGAAGCTCTCGGAGCCGGGGAAATCTGCCTCAACTCCATAGACGCTGATGGAACCAAAGACGGGTACGACCTTGAACTGACCAAACTGGTTGCGGAAAGTGTCACCATTCCCGTAATCGCATCCGGTGGAGCAGGGCATCCTCAGCACATGGTGGACGCCGTAACCGAAGGACGCGCCACGGCTGCGCTCATAGCTTCCATTGTCCATTACGGAGAATACACCCTGCCGCAGCTTAAGGATTACATGGCTTCGAAAGGAGTACGGGTCCGCAACAGCTGGTAG
- a CDS encoding CoA-binding protein, with protein sequence MLLFDEKKLAALLGEVKTIAVIGAVDKPGRPVDMVGRYLIEAGFKVIPVHPKRQDVWGLETFKSVLDIPEHIDLVDVFRASQFCADHARECLELGSTPGIFWMQQGISSPEAREILSPKGVTVIEDRCLMVDHKNLAGRI encoded by the coding sequence ATGCTTCTGTTTGACGAAAAAAAGCTAGCCGCACTTTTGGGTGAGGTCAAGACCATTGCCGTAATCGGAGCAGTGGACAAACCCGGCAGACCTGTGGATATGGTCGGCCGGTACCTTATTGAAGCCGGTTTCAAGGTTATTCCCGTGCATCCGAAAAGACAGGATGTATGGGGGCTTGAAACATTCAAGTCGGTTCTCGATATCCCGGAACATATAGATCTGGTGGATGTATTCAGGGCTTCGCAATTCTGTGCGGACCACGCACGGGAGTGTCTGGAACTCGGCAGCACCCCCGGAATCTTCTGGATGCAGCAGGGCATATCCAGCCCTGAGGCGCGTGAAATACTTTCTCCAAAAGGTGTTACTGTCATTGAGGACAGATGTCTCATGGTCGATCATAAAAATTTAGCAGGCAGAATATAA
- a CDS encoding YkgJ family cysteine cluster protein, translated as MDQAFECRMCGHCCQGEGGIIMTAKDRKRLAGHLGISEEELVEKYSECVHGKIRLVSRKDGYCVFYDNGCGVHPGRPDICRAWPFFRGNLVDETSWEMIQEYCPGINPKAGHAGFVAQGKEYIKAEGLRQHDPDVAPNALITDE; from the coding sequence ATGGATCAGGCTTTCGAGTGCCGCATGTGCGGCCATTGCTGTCAGGGTGAGGGCGGAATCATAATGACCGCCAAGGACAGAAAAAGACTGGCCGGGCATCTCGGTATTTCCGAGGAAGAGCTGGTCGAAAAATACAGTGAATGCGTGCATGGCAAAATCCGTCTCGTTTCCCGCAAAGACGGTTACTGCGTATTTTATGATAACGGCTGCGGAGTTCATCCCGGACGGCCGGACATCTGCCGGGCATGGCCGTTTTTCCGCGGAAATCTTGTTGATGAAACAAGCTGGGAAATGATTCAGGAGTATTGTCCGGGTATCAATCCCAAGGCCGGGCATGCCGGTTTCGTGGCTCAGGGCAAGGAGTACATCAAGGCTGAAGGACTGCGCCAGCACGATCCCGATGTTGCTCCCAACGCACTTATCACCGACGAATAA
- a CDS encoding alpha-hydroxy-acid oxidizing protein, with translation MKEVRNKAREMMKGFCRVCPVCNGNACVGEVPGMGGLGTGTSFKNNVKALESLKLNMRTIHEFSEPDTSVEVMGIKLDIPVIAAPIGGVEFNMGGKVSELDYITSKLKACKSKGIIGCTGDGVPPFIHESGFSAIREVGGHGIPFIKPWEEKELAEKLAKAEETGCRIVGMDIDAAGLITLKKMGRPVTPKPLERLREIIGSVKADFIVKGIMTPDEASMAVEAGAKGIVVSNHGGRVLDSCPGTAEVLPEISKAVAGQCCVMVDGGVRTGIDVLKMLALGADAVMIGRPFSIATVGELQEGAEKYIDQLKAELTQAMVLTGVGKASVVDSSILYR, from the coding sequence ATGAAGGAAGTACGCAACAAAGCCCGTGAGATGATGAAAGGTTTCTGCCGGGTCTGTCCGGTGTGCAACGGCAATGCCTGCGTCGGGGAAGTACCCGGCATGGGCGGTCTGGGCACCGGAACGAGCTTCAAGAACAACGTAAAAGCTCTTGAAAGTCTTAAACTGAACATGCGCACCATACATGAATTCAGTGAACCGGACACCTCGGTTGAGGTTATGGGTATCAAGCTGGATATCCCCGTAATCGCAGCCCCCATCGGCGGAGTTGAGTTCAATATGGGCGGCAAAGTCAGCGAGCTGGACTATATTACGTCCAAGCTCAAGGCCTGCAAAAGCAAGGGTATTATCGGCTGTACCGGTGACGGTGTCCCGCCTTTTATTCATGAAAGCGGTTTTTCGGCCATCAGGGAAGTGGGAGGCCACGGCATCCCGTTCATCAAACCCTGGGAGGAAAAGGAACTTGCCGAAAAACTGGCTAAGGCGGAAGAAACCGGATGCCGGATTGTAGGCATGGATATCGACGCAGCCGGACTGATCACCCTTAAAAAGATGGGCCGTCCGGTGACCCCGAAACCTCTTGAACGGCTGCGTGAAATCATCGGTTCGGTCAAGGCTGACTTTATCGTCAAGGGCATAATGACCCCGGATGAAGCCAGCATGGCTGTAGAAGCCGGAGCCAAGGGAATTGTCGTTTCCAACCATGGCGGAAGGGTGCTTGATTCCTGTCCCGGCACTGCTGAAGTTTTGCCTGAAATCAGCAAGGCCGTGGCCGGTCAGTGCTGTGTTATGGTGGACGGCGGTGTGCGTACCGGCATAGACGTGCTCAAAATGCTCGCCCTCGGTGCCGATGCAGTAATGATCGGAAGGCCGTTCTCCATCGCCACAGTAGGGGAACTGCAGGAAGGAGCTGAAAAATACATCGACCAGCTCAAGGCGGAACTCACTCAGGCCATGGTTCTCACCGGAGTCGGCAAAGCTTCCGTGGTGGATAGCAGCATACTTTACCGGTAG
- a CDS encoding Xaa-Pro peptidase family protein → MSDLNINNVVPRSELEKRWAKCRRFLPEAAPEAGGLLCFSRLQIYYLSGSFVNGAIWLPLEGEPVLFVRKSYDRAKIESSIKTIVPFKSFKDLPPLAKEAGRPLSKILGAETAGLTWQLGEMLTSRLSEYKFVPGDNVLAMARAVKSEWELEIMREVGERHNSALVDVLPEVIEPGMTELEISKYTWNVFFEYGHEGNMRMQTFGSEIFLGHVSAGDSGNYPSSFDGPLGLRGVHPVSPYMGSAAKIWEKGSPLAVDAGFVMEGYHTDKTQVYWSGPKNSIPKEVLDAQLFCQDMQTLAAENLKPGAIVSDVYEIVLAEAEKRGFSEGFMGLGDNKVSFIGHGIGLTVDGFPPIARRFDIPIEKGMVFALEPKHGIPGIGMVGVENTFEITETGSRCITGNNFDIICIDK, encoded by the coding sequence ATGTCCGATTTGAACATCAATAATGTGGTGCCCCGTTCAGAACTTGAAAAACGCTGGGCCAAATGCCGCCGTTTTCTCCCCGAAGCCGCCCCCGAGGCAGGCGGCCTGCTCTGCTTTTCAAGACTGCAGATTTATTATCTCTCCGGTTCATTTGTCAACGGTGCAATATGGCTGCCTCTGGAAGGAGAACCCGTGCTTTTCGTTCGCAAATCCTATGACCGCGCGAAAATCGAAAGCAGCATCAAGACCATTGTTCCATTCAAATCATTCAAGGATCTGCCGCCGCTCGCCAAAGAGGCAGGAAGGCCGCTGAGCAAAATTCTCGGAGCGGAAACAGCCGGACTGACCTGGCAATTGGGAGAAATGCTGACCTCACGCCTCAGCGAATACAAATTCGTACCCGGCGACAACGTGCTGGCCATGGCCCGGGCCGTAAAATCGGAATGGGAACTCGAAATCATGCGCGAGGTGGGCGAACGGCACAACTCCGCACTGGTCGATGTGCTTCCCGAAGTCATAGAACCCGGCATGACCGAACTTGAAATATCCAAATACACCTGGAACGTCTTCTTCGAATACGGGCACGAAGGCAATATGAGGATGCAGACCTTCGGGTCCGAAATATTTCTCGGCCATGTCTCCGCCGGGGATTCGGGAAACTACCCCAGCTCATTTGACGGCCCGCTCGGACTCCGGGGCGTGCACCCGGTTTCACCCTACATGGGCAGCGCAGCCAAAATATGGGAAAAAGGCTCTCCGTTGGCCGTAGACGCAGGTTTTGTGATGGAAGGGTACCACACCGACAAAACACAGGTTTACTGGTCCGGGCCTAAAAACTCCATCCCCAAAGAAGTGCTGGACGCCCAGTTGTTCTGTCAGGACATGCAGACCCTCGCGGCGGAAAACCTCAAGCCGGGCGCAATTGTCAGCGATGTTTATGAAATTGTTCTCGCCGAAGCGGAAAAACGCGGTTTTTCGGAAGGATTCATGGGACTCGGAGACAACAAGGTGTCCTTCATCGGACACGGCATAGGGCTTACCGTGGACGGATTTCCGCCCATCGCCCGCAGATTCGACATTCCCATCGAGAAAGGAATGGTCTTCGCCCTGGAACCGAAACACGGCATACCCGGAATCGGCATGGTGGGAGTGGAAAACACCTTCGAAATTACCGAAACCGGAAGCAGATGCATTACCGGGAACAACTTCGATATAATCTGCATTGATAAGTAG
- a CDS encoding FadR/GntR family transcriptional regulator has translation MSRQKDNKPVYRKVARQIAELIKSGELKPGDKLPAERNLAEKLNVSRSSVREAIKTLAQGNLVESRRGDGTYIKDPEGGDFTEAFARIFAAREKRISDIFQFRRVIEPEMAALAAVSMDDETLDRMKVIVCNQQIQAQAGKNAGVLDSDFHLEIARATGNSIFPEMMVALDRIIKESRSECLQTAERQEISISMHFKLLEAFENRDPETARMVMKQHIAEIKAAAVSAESDT, from the coding sequence TTGAGCAGACAGAAAGATAACAAGCCGGTTTACCGCAAGGTGGCCCGGCAGATAGCCGAGCTCATCAAGTCCGGGGAACTTAAACCCGGAGATAAGTTGCCGGCAGAACGTAACCTAGCTGAAAAATTGAATGTTTCACGCAGCTCCGTCCGTGAGGCCATCAAGACGCTGGCGCAGGGTAATCTGGTGGAAAGCCGCCGGGGAGACGGAACCTATATCAAGGACCCTGAAGGCGGAGATTTTACCGAAGCTTTCGCACGAATCTTCGCTGCCCGCGAAAAGCGCATCAGCGATATTTTTCAGTTTCGCAGAGTTATCGAGCCGGAGATGGCTGCTCTGGCAGCAGTCTCCATGGATGACGAGACTCTTGATCGTATGAAGGTCATAGTCTGCAATCAGCAGATTCAGGCTCAAGCCGGTAAAAACGCCGGGGTTCTGGATTCAGATTTTCATCTGGAAATAGCCCGTGCCACAGGAAACTCCATCTTCCCGGAAATGATGGTGGCACTGGATCGCATAATAAAGGAAAGCCGTTCCGAATGTCTGCAGACAGCGGAAAGGCAGGAAATATCGATCAGCATGCACTTCAAGCTGCTGGAGGCATTTGAAAACCGTGACCCTGAGACCGCCCGCATGGTGATGAAGCAACATATTGCCGAAATCAAGGCGGCCGCAGTCAGCGCGGAATCTGACACTTAA
- a CDS encoding sulfite exporter TauE/SafE family protein, with the protein MISTLLIFVILGVFAGILAGLLGIGGGLVIVPILVFTLPPLGIPEVHLMHIALGTSLASIIFTSISSMRSHNKRGAVRWDIFKTITPGILVGTFLGSISTSFMNTNFLKGIFVVFLYYVASQMLFGLKPKASRQVPGSKGMFAAGGVIGIFSSLVGIGGGTLSVPFLSMCNVVIHTAIGTAAAIGLPIALAGTVGYVWTGLGVEGLPPYCIGFVYLPALVGIVCASMLTAPIGVRMAHSMPVAKLKKIFAILLIVVATRMLFSIF; encoded by the coding sequence ATGATTTCTACACTGCTTATCTTTGTCATTCTCGGTGTCTTCGCCGGTATCCTGGCCGGGTTGCTCGGTATCGGCGGCGGACTGGTTATTGTTCCTATCCTTGTGTTTACTCTGCCTCCCCTGGGTATACCGGAAGTGCATCTCATGCACATTGCCCTCGGAACTTCTCTGGCAAGTATCATCTTCACATCCATATCCAGCATGCGCTCACACAATAAACGCGGGGCCGTGCGCTGGGATATTTTCAAGACCATAACTCCGGGGATTCTGGTCGGAACCTTCCTGGGGTCTATCTCTACGTCCTTCATGAATACAAATTTCCTCAAGGGGATATTCGTTGTATTTCTGTACTATGTGGCTTCACAGATGCTTTTCGGGCTCAAGCCCAAAGCTTCACGGCAGGTTCCCGGTTCCAAGGGAATGTTTGCAGCCGGGGGGGTAATCGGTATATTCTCCAGCCTGGTCGGAATCGGCGGCGGGACCTTGTCCGTACCGTTTCTGAGCATGTGCAACGTTGTGATCCACACAGCCATCGGAACCGCTGCAGCAATCGGCCTGCCCATTGCTCTTGCCGGGACTGTCGGATATGTCTGGACAGGTCTGGGAGTAGAGGGACTGCCTCCGTACTGCATAGGATTTGTCTATCTGCCCGCGCTGGTAGGTATAGTCTGCGCAAGCATGCTTACCGCTCCCATCGGGGTTCGCATGGCACACAGCATGCCGGTGGCAAAGCTCAAGAAAATTTTCGCCATCCTTCTTATAGTGGTGGCCACGAGAATGCTGTTCAGCATTTTCTAG
- a CDS encoding histidine kinase N-terminal 7TM domain-containing protein, which produces MEIRELAILLLCITCSGILGLVYYSIRLLDTPGSRSFILFMLSVFVYSFGYMFELSSSSYEAIYLAIKLEYLGVPFISVFWFLFAMGYNNIKINNKLIYTSIFAIPIITVIMLYTNELHHLQYKSLVIDSSGPFPAASYSKGTWYYIGFIYETVLSLVGIRLFYTMIPKTKGYRKKQAKIIFSASLIPWAGHVLSVMAGHPYGIDIAPFFLSLSVPVFAFAMFRLRMFNIVPIARDKVFETMNSPVLVLDKDFFIVDFNNYACSLFPELTSKSINQDAWDVLNEHKDFLQKITGADDSGTEFETKVKTRHYSGSITRLFSSKQKFLGSIVLLFDITDNKLMMTKLHQMATIDTLTQVHNRGFFMESCQQKLEQISQQKGYLSFLLIDIDHFKKINDTYGHTAGDYVLKNVTEGFRGILRSSDICGRYGGEEFAILLPQTGLQDAERLSKRLLATIKETPTNYKGTDIHVTISVGISSINFIDGYADIDLDKLVARLLNDADKALYQAKNEGRNRVCIAN; this is translated from the coding sequence ATGGAAATCAGAGAACTCGCCATATTGTTACTATGCATAACCTGCTCCGGTATTTTAGGCCTTGTCTATTACTCAATACGATTACTGGACACCCCCGGATCAAGGTCATTTATCCTCTTTATGCTAAGTGTATTTGTATACTCCTTCGGATATATGTTTGAACTGTCAAGCAGTTCATACGAGGCAATATACTTGGCCATCAAATTGGAATATTTAGGCGTTCCGTTTATTTCCGTGTTCTGGTTTTTATTTGCAATGGGCTATAACAACATAAAAATAAACAATAAATTGATATATACATCTATATTCGCCATCCCTATAATCACTGTTATCATGCTTTACACCAATGAACTGCACCACCTGCAGTATAAAAGTTTGGTAATTGATTCCAGCGGCCCATTCCCAGCGGCATCTTACAGTAAGGGAACATGGTACTATATAGGATTTATCTATGAAACAGTTCTCAGTCTGGTCGGCATACGACTCTTTTACACCATGATTCCCAAGACGAAGGGGTACCGAAAAAAACAGGCAAAAATAATTTTTTCAGCTTCGCTGATTCCCTGGGCCGGACATGTGCTTAGCGTAATGGCAGGGCATCCGTACGGTATAGACATAGCTCCATTTTTCCTTTCGTTATCCGTACCTGTTTTTGCCTTTGCCATGTTCCGATTGAGAATGTTCAACATCGTTCCCATAGCAAGGGACAAGGTATTCGAAACCATGAATTCCCCGGTTCTAGTTTTGGACAAGGATTTTTTCATCGTTGATTTCAATAATTACGCATGCAGTCTTTTTCCAGAATTGACCTCGAAAAGTATCAATCAGGACGCATGGGATGTTCTGAATGAACACAAGGACTTTCTTCAAAAAATAACCGGTGCAGATGATTCCGGTACAGAATTCGAAACAAAGGTAAAAACACGTCACTACAGTGGATCCATCACCAGATTATTTTCTTCCAAACAAAAATTTCTTGGATCAATAGTCCTGCTGTTCGATATAACCGATAACAAGTTGATGATGACCAAGCTGCACCAGATGGCCACAATTGATACCTTGACTCAGGTACACAACAGAGGTTTTTTCATGGAGTCATGTCAGCAGAAATTGGAGCAGATTTCACAACAGAAAGGCTACCTTTCTTTTCTTCTTATCGACATTGATCATTTTAAAAAAATTAATGACACATATGGGCATACTGCCGGTGACTATGTACTGAAAAACGTTACCGAAGGATTTCGGGGTATCCTGCGCAGCAGCGACATCTGCGGAAGATACGGAGGAGAAGAATTTGCCATTCTGCTGCCACAGACCGGCCTGCAGGATGCAGAGAGACTTTCAAAACGGCTTCTGGCAACGATTAAAGAAACGCCGACAAACTACAAAGGCACCGATATCCATGTAACTATCAGCGTGGGCATCTCAAGTATAAATTTTATCGACGGATACGCAGACATTGACTTGGACAAGCTGGTTGCGAGACTGCTGAATGACGCTGACAAGGCTTTATATCAGGCCAAAAATGAAGGGCGAAACAGGGTGTGCATAGCCAACTGA
- the hisH gene encoding imidazole glycerol phosphate synthase subunit HisH: MLAILDYKAGNQTSVKRALTKLGIPNEITADKKKLAEATGIIFPGVGAAGQAMDELTSGGLDELLKDLVHQNKPLLGICVGCQILLDYSEENDTKALSVIPGECRLFNPSWVDYEGVPIRVPHMGWNQIELKQDCVLFKDIDPESHFYFVHSYYPAPEAKYVIGETTYGQPFCSLHGREGLWAVQFHPEKSGRPGLKLLSNFYEYCKEVSDAQ; this comes from the coding sequence ATGCTGGCTATTCTAGATTACAAGGCCGGAAACCAGACAAGTGTCAAGCGTGCGCTGACCAAGCTGGGTATTCCCAATGAAATTACTGCGGACAAGAAAAAGCTTGCCGAAGCCACGGGGATTATTTTTCCCGGTGTAGGCGCAGCCGGGCAGGCTATGGACGAGCTCACCTCCGGAGGGCTTGACGAACTGCTCAAGGACCTGGTCCACCAGAACAAGCCCCTGCTGGGCATCTGTGTCGGTTGTCAGATTCTGCTCGATTACAGTGAAGAAAACGATACCAAGGCCCTTTCCGTTATCCCCGGCGAATGTCGTCTGTTCAATCCTTCCTGGGTTGATTACGAAGGTGTGCCTATCCGCGTACCGCACATGGGTTGGAACCAGATCGAGCTCAAGCAGGATTGCGTCCTGTTCAAGGACATTGATCCTGAATCGCACTTCTATTTCGTGCACAGCTATTATCCTGCCCCGGAAGCCAAATATGTGATCGGTGAAACAACCTACGGGCAGCCTTTCTGTTCCCTGCACGGGCGTGAAGGCCTCTGGGCCGTTCAGTTCCACCCCGAAAAAAGCGGCAGACCCGGTCTGAAACTGCTTTCCAACTTCTATGAATACTGCAAGGAGGTTTCCGATGCTCAGTAA